The following are encoded together in the Panicum virgatum strain AP13 chromosome 6K, P.virgatum_v5, whole genome shotgun sequence genome:
- the LOC120711877 gene encoding AUGMIN subunit 1-like, whose product MDHAAEHLDPTAPAPASASSSAAVAEVNAWLASLAAEAGSGGGAGGRGGGSGAAAELSLGPDPTPRGVAYLRALAAASQARSRAAGIAAAGLRAQASEYRAEAARLREALERAGLARDALPPPAAAAARAVAAVANLLAIRDTEMSSFVVASADLSLRRAEVEEKRDKVHKESKALLDYTRKAINKLTELKKMLEKFKNDVEKQQAEQMTDWQTKLVMMDSKERQYILQVSNYKAMLNRVGYTPEINHGVLMEMAEHKKDLERKTKPIADTLRSYQDLPPDKALAALAIEDKKRQYAAAEKYLEDVLQSALTTTGL is encoded by the exons ATGGATCACGCCGCCGAGCACCTCGACCCcaccgcgccggcgcccgcgtccgcctcctcctccgccgccgtcgctgagGTTAACGCGTGGCTGGCCTCCCTTGCCGCGGAGGCCGGGTCCGGGGGCGGAgcgggagggcgaggcggcggcagcggggctgCCGCGGAGCTCTCGCTGGGGCCCGACCCCACGCCGCGCGGGGTGGCCTACCTCCGCGCTCTGGCCGCGGCGTCACAGGCGCGGTCGCGGGCCGCCGGGATCGCGGCCGCGGGGCTGCGCGCGCAGGCCTCGGAGTACCGCGCCGAGGCGGCGCGCCTGCGGGAGGCGCTCGAGCGGGCGGGGCTCGCGAGGGACGCGCTACCGCCacccgcggcagcggcggcgcgcgccgtcgccgccgtcgccaatCTCCTCGCGATCCGTGACACCGAGATGAGCAG CTTTGTGGTGGCGAGTGCAGACTTGTCACTGAGGCGAGCAGAGGTGGAGGAGAAGAGAGACAAAGTGCATAAGGAGTCAAAGGCACTACTTGATTACACTCGGAAGGCCATAAACAAGCTTACTGAGCTGAAGAA GATGCTGGAGAAATTTAAAAATGATGTGGAGAAGCAACAAGCAGAGCAAATGACAGATTGGCAGACAAAGCTTGTAATGATGGACTCCAAGGAACGTCAGTATATCCTCCAAGTCTCAAATTATAAG GCAATGCTTAACCGAGTGGGTTATACACCGGAGATCAATCATGGTGTGTTGATGGAAATGGCCGAGCATAAGAAGGATCTCGAGAGGAAGACAAAACCCATTGCCGATACGTTAAGAAGTTACCAGGATTTACCTCCA GATAAAGCTCTAGCAGCACTAGCTATAGAGGACAAAAAGAGGCAGTATGCAGCTGCAGAGAAGTACCTTGAAGATGTGTTGCAATCTGCTCTAACCACAACTGGCCTATAA